A single Mangrovimonas sp. YM274 DNA region contains:
- a CDS encoding alpha/beta hydrolase encodes MTLKKRMIFGLVVLSALKGLYAQEIIQLYSGYIPNAIEDENYQEEAEVNEGKLIRSFKVSEPTLTVFRPQKSNGTAVIICPGGGYRHLAMDKEGFKPAKWLNELGITAFVLKYRLPNDRIMKDKSLGPLQDVQEAFRYVRSHLDDYNIEGDKIGVMGFSAGGHLAATASNIHEIVLNDEDKVNLKPDFSILVYPVISMEEGVTHQGSKTSLLGENPSREHVEKFSIENQIDAQTPRFFLVHASDDGAVPVENSLRYYEKALGYGVNAEFHVYNEGGHGFGLKGRGSSAGWTEVLKNWLNYQGLIQ; translated from the coding sequence ATGACTTTAAAAAAAAGAATGATTTTTGGCTTGGTAGTACTATCTGCTTTAAAAGGCTTATATGCTCAAGAAATAATACAATTGTATTCTGGATATATTCCTAATGCCATAGAAGATGAAAATTATCAAGAAGAAGCTGAGGTTAATGAAGGAAAATTGATAAGGTCTTTTAAGGTTTCAGAGCCAACGTTAACAGTTTTTAGGCCCCAAAAAAGCAATGGGACGGCAGTAATTATTTGTCCGGGTGGAGGGTATAGACATCTTGCTATGGATAAAGAAGGATTCAAACCAGCTAAATGGCTCAATGAACTTGGGATTACTGCTTTTGTTTTAAAATATAGGTTGCCAAATGATCGTATTATGAAAGATAAATCCTTGGGACCATTACAGGATGTACAGGAAGCTTTCCGATATGTGAGAAGTCATTTGGATGATTATAATATTGAGGGCGATAAAATTGGAGTCATGGGATTTTCTGCAGGGGGACATTTGGCAGCAACAGCATCAAACATACATGAGATTGTTCTTAATGATGAAGACAAAGTAAATTTAAAACCTGATTTTTCTATTTTGGTTTACCCCGTAATTTCGATGGAAGAAGGAGTTACACATCAAGGATCAAAAACTAGTTTGCTTGGAGAAAACCCTTCAAGAGAACATGTGGAAAAATTTTCAATTGAAAATCAAATTGATGCTCAAACTCCAAGGTTTTTTTTAGTTCATGCTTCAGATGATGGAGCTGTACCTGTTGAAAATAGTCTACGTTATTACGAAAAGGCTTTAGGTTATGGAGTAAATGCTGAGTTTCATGTTTATAATGAAGGTGGGCATGGTTTTGGTTTAAAAGGAAGGGGGAGTAGTGCAGGTTGGACTGAAGTTTTGAAAAATTGGCTTAATTACCAAGGGTTAATTCAGTAG
- the mtgA gene encoding monofunctional biosynthetic peptidoglycan transglycosylase, producing MKRLLRFLIKLIFLWIILSAGFVIIYRWVPVPITPLMVIRYYEQPKEKERQMWKHDWEPLEAISKNLQLAVICSEDQTFVKHHGFDVKAIEKAYENNKKGKRIIGGSTISQQTAKNVFLWPGRSWLRKGLEAYFTFLIELVWPKERIIEVYLNSIEMGDGIYGAEAASSYWFKKPASKLTQYEAAAIAAILPNPRHYKAQPATTYIQGRKEWIVKQMGFYGPLDYSVPNEE from the coding sequence ATGAAAAGACTTTTACGATTTCTTATAAAACTTATTTTTCTGTGGATTATTCTTTCTGCAGGTTTTGTCATTATCTATCGTTGGGTGCCAGTTCCAATCACACCGCTGATGGTAATTCGGTATTATGAACAACCAAAGGAGAAAGAGAGACAAATGTGGAAACACGATTGGGAACCTTTGGAAGCGATTTCCAAAAATCTACAATTGGCAGTAATTTGTAGTGAGGACCAGACCTTTGTAAAGCACCATGGTTTTGACGTAAAAGCCATTGAAAAGGCCTATGAAAATAACAAAAAAGGTAAGCGGATTATAGGAGGAAGTACCATCAGCCAACAAACGGCTAAAAATGTGTTTTTATGGCCAGGACGTAGTTGGTTGCGCAAAGGATTGGAAGCGTATTTCACATTTTTAATTGAATTGGTTTGGCCAAAGGAACGTATCATTGAGGTGTACCTTAACAGCATTGAAATGGGAGATGGTATTTATGGAGCAGAAGCCGCTTCTAGCTATTGGTTTAAAAAGCCTGCCAGTAAATTAACCCAATATGAGGCAGCCGCTATTGCGGCAATTTTACCCAATCCAAGACATTACAAAGCTCAACCTGCCACAACATACATTCAGGGGAGAAAGGAGTGGATTGTTAAACAAATGGGCTTTTATGGACCTTTAGATTATTCTGTTCCCAATGAAGAATAA
- the accC gene encoding acetyl-CoA carboxylase biotin carboxylase subunit: MFKKILVANRGEIALRVIRTCKEMGIKTVAVYSTADADSLHVKFADEAVCIGPAPSSESYLKMSNIIAAAEITNADAIHPGYGFLSENAKFSKICEEHDIKFIGASPEMISKMGDKATAKATMKEAGVPCVPGSDGIIASYEECEKLAEEVGYPVMLKATAGGGGKGMRAVWKAEDLKNAWDSARQESKAAFGNDDMYMEKLIEEPRHIEIQIVGDSRGKACHLSERDCSIQRRHQKLTEEVPSPFMTDELRTKMGDAAVKAAEYIKYEGAGTIEFLVDKHRNFYFMEMNTRIQVEHPITEQVIDFDLIREQILVAAGVPISGKNYEPNLHSIECRINAEDPFNDFRPSPGRITTLHAPGGHGVRLDTHVYAGYTIPPNYDSMIAKLITTAQTREEAINKMKRALDEFVIEGIKTTIPFHRQLMDHPDYLAGNYTTKFMEGFKMQDLKEEE; this comes from the coding sequence ATGTTTAAAAAAATATTAGTTGCCAATCGAGGAGAAATTGCACTACGTGTAATTAGAACTTGTAAGGAAATGGGCATTAAAACGGTAGCCGTATATTCTACGGCAGATGCCGATAGTTTGCACGTTAAATTTGCCGATGAAGCGGTTTGTATTGGTCCTGCCCCTAGTTCAGAATCTTACTTAAAAATGTCAAATATTATTGCAGCTGCAGAAATTACCAATGCAGATGCAATTCACCCAGGTTATGGATTCTTGTCTGAAAATGCCAAGTTTTCAAAGATCTGTGAAGAACACGATATCAAGTTTATTGGTGCGTCTCCTGAAATGATTTCGAAAATGGGAGACAAGGCCACTGCAAAAGCAACCATGAAGGAAGCTGGCGTGCCGTGTGTACCTGGTAGTGATGGAATTATTGCCAGTTACGAGGAGTGCGAAAAGTTGGCCGAGGAAGTTGGTTATCCTGTAATGCTGAAGGCTACTGCCGGAGGTGGTGGTAAAGGAATGCGTGCTGTTTGGAAGGCCGAAGACCTTAAAAACGCATGGGATTCCGCCAGACAGGAATCTAAAGCAGCCTTTGGAAACGATGATATGTACATGGAAAAACTTATTGAAGAGCCAAGACATATCGAGATCCAAATTGTTGGAGATTCTAGAGGGAAAGCATGTCACTTGTCAGAGCGTGACTGTTCTATCCAACGTCGTCACCAAAAATTGACAGAGGAAGTGCCATCACCATTCATGACCGATGAGTTGCGTACCAAAATGGGGGACGCAGCGGTAAAGGCGGCAGAGTACATTAAATACGAAGGTGCGGGAACCATTGAATTCTTGGTGGATAAGCACCGTAACTTCTACTTCATGGAAATGAATACGCGTATCCAAGTAGAGCACCCAATTACAGAGCAGGTAATTGATTTCGACTTGATCCGTGAGCAAATTTTGGTGGCTGCTGGTGTGCCAATTTCTGGTAAAAACTACGAGCCAAACTTACATTCCATTGAATGTAGAATCAATGCTGAAGACCCGTTTAATGATTTCAGACCGTCACCAGGTAGAATTACTACATTGCATGCCCCAGGAGGCCATGGTGTACGTTTGGATACCCACGTTTATGCAGGGTATACCATTCCTCCAAACTATGACTCTATGATTGCAAAGTTGATAACAACAGCTCAAACAAGAGAAGAAGCTATCAATAAAATGAAGCGTGCTTTGGATGAGTTCGTGATTGAAGGAATTAAAACAACCATTCCTTTCCACAGACAGTTGATGGACCACCCAGATTATCTTGCCGGAAACTATACCACCAAGTTTATGGAAGGTTTCAAAATGCAAGATCTTAAGGAAGAAGAATAA
- a CDS encoding glycoside hydrolase family 28 protein: MKGLLFIIMLLGVNLNAQVDMDSTIAAIERRIALPQFSNYRVDVQDYGAKGNGVADDKKAFDKAMKACKRKGGGTIVVSKGVYVLNGPIHFVSHVNLHLEEGAFLRFGSNPEDYPLVLTSWEGTMVYNYSPMIYGVGLENIAITGKGTIDGEGGSAWADWKVKEGEGKQLTRDMNHNKTPVEERVFGDGHFLRPQLIQFVDSKQILIEDVVIEDTPFWCVHLLKCQNATLRGLRYNSHNKNNDGIDLEYSQDILIENITFDNGDDNIAIKAGRDHEGRANSAIPSKNIIVRNCKFKGLHAVVIGSEMSAGVENVIVYECTAVGYLKRGIYFKTNSDRGGYIRDIYISNLKFLEVEDCIYMTSNYHGEGEGDFPAKISNVLISNIGCGSASNAGIVIEGDPYKKVENVSLRDISIGYAKNGLTILNAQNSILENVVIGEQQGVPSSVK; encoded by the coding sequence ATGAAGGGGTTATTGTTCATTATCATGTTACTTGGGGTGAATTTAAATGCTCAGGTAGACATGGATTCGACTATTGCTGCTATAGAACGTAGGATAGCTTTGCCGCAGTTTTCAAATTACCGGGTAGATGTACAGGATTATGGGGCTAAAGGGAATGGAGTTGCTGATGACAAGAAGGCTTTTGATAAGGCAATGAAGGCATGTAAAAGGAAGGGAGGAGGGACTATTGTTGTTTCCAAGGGAGTATATGTATTAAATGGGCCTATTCATTTTGTGAGTCATGTTAATTTGCATCTGGAAGAAGGGGCTTTTTTGCGTTTTGGATCGAACCCTGAGGATTACCCTTTGGTTCTGACAAGCTGGGAAGGTACTATGGTTTATAATTATAGTCCAATGATTTATGGGGTTGGTTTGGAAAATATTGCAATAACTGGTAAAGGAACTATTGATGGTGAAGGAGGATCGGCTTGGGCGGATTGGAAGGTGAAGGAGGGAGAAGGGAAACAATTGACTCGGGATATGAACCACAATAAGACCCCTGTTGAAGAGCGTGTTTTTGGAGATGGCCATTTTTTACGCCCTCAGCTAATTCAGTTTGTGGATTCTAAGCAGATTTTGATTGAAGATGTTGTGATTGAAGATACTCCTTTTTGGTGCGTGCATTTACTTAAGTGCCAAAATGCTACTTTAAGAGGGCTTAGATATAACTCGCATAACAAGAATAATGATGGGATTGATTTGGAATATTCTCAAGATATTTTGATTGAAAATATTACTTTCGATAATGGAGACGATAACATTGCTATAAAAGCTGGAAGGGACCATGAAGGGAGAGCTAATAGTGCTATACCATCAAAGAATATTATTGTTCGTAATTGTAAATTTAAAGGACTTCATGCCGTTGTGATAGGAAGCGAAATGTCGGCTGGCGTGGAAAATGTAATTGTTTACGAATGCACGGCGGTTGGGTATTTGAAGCGTGGCATTTATTTTAAAACAAACTCAGATCGGGGAGGGTATATAAGGGATATTTATATTTCTAATTTAAAGTTTTTAGAAGTTGAAGATTGTATTTACATGACTTCAAATTATCATGGAGAAGGAGAAGGGGACTTTCCTGCTAAGATTTCAAATGTTCTTATTTCAAATATTGGCTGTGGGTCGGCTTCAAATGCTGGTATTGTGATTGAAGGGGATCCTTACAAAAAAGTGGAAAATGTTTCTTTAAGGGATATTTCCATTGGGTACGCAAAGAATGGTTTGACAATACTCAATGCACAAAATTCCATTTTGGAAAATGTTGTAATTGGTGAGCAGCAAGGAGTGCCTAGTTCTGTTAAATAG
- a CDS encoding FAD-binding oxidoreductase yields MNWSFWEIQSWFSNVDFTIVGSGIVGLNCALYLKQKYPKAKILVLEKGILPQGASTKNAGFACFGSLSEILEDLQSHDEETVFQLVQKRVKGLKLLRQNLSDSVIDFKQHGGYELFTHAQSALFDACLEQMESVNKLLRPLFEEDVFVLKENTFGFQNVQNKFLYTPYEGQIDTGKMMEALLCKVQSLGVKILNNVVVEGYSETNTGVVIKTKDFEVSTSKLFVATNGFASHLLNETVLPARAQVLVTNPIKNLPFKGTFHLDRGYYYFRNVGGRILFGGGRNLDFKTEETTQFGLTELVQNQLEDLLKNTILPKIPFKIENRWSGIMGVGSQKNSIVKQVSNNVFCGVRLGGMGVAIGSLVGMELAELLE; encoded by the coding sequence ATGAATTGGTCTTTTTGGGAAATACAATCTTGGTTCTCCAATGTCGATTTTACCATTGTTGGCAGTGGTATTGTTGGGTTGAACTGCGCTTTGTATTTAAAGCAAAAATATCCAAAGGCCAAAATCCTTGTTTTGGAAAAGGGCATCTTGCCTCAGGGAGCCAGTACCAAAAATGCCGGTTTTGCCTGTTTTGGGAGTCTTAGTGAGATTTTGGAGGATTTACAGTCCCATGATGAGGAAACTGTATTTCAATTGGTGCAAAAGCGTGTGAAGGGCTTAAAACTATTACGTCAAAATTTAAGTGATAGTGTTATTGATTTTAAACAACACGGAGGTTACGAACTGTTTACTCATGCACAGAGTGCTTTATTTGATGCTTGTTTGGAGCAAATGGAATCTGTTAACAAGTTGCTACGCCCTTTGTTTGAGGAAGACGTATTTGTCCTGAAGGAAAATACATTTGGCTTTCAAAATGTGCAAAACAAATTTCTATACACGCCTTATGAAGGTCAGATTGATACTGGAAAAATGATGGAGGCTTTACTTTGTAAAGTTCAGTCATTGGGGGTGAAAATCTTAAATAACGTCGTTGTTGAAGGCTATTCGGAAACCAATACAGGTGTAGTTATAAAAACGAAGGATTTTGAAGTTTCAACTTCCAAATTATTTGTGGCCACCAACGGATTTGCGTCCCATCTTTTAAACGAAACCGTCTTGCCGGCAAGAGCTCAAGTGCTGGTAACCAACCCTATCAAAAACTTACCGTTTAAAGGCACCTTTCATTTGGATAGAGGGTATTATTATTTCAGAAATGTTGGGGGTAGAATACTCTTTGGAGGTGGTCGAAACTTAGATTTTAAAACAGAGGAAACCACACAATTTGGACTTACGGAATTGGTTCAAAATCAATTGGAAGATTTGCTTAAAAATACAATATTACCAAAGATACCATTTAAAATTGAAAACCGATGGAGTGGTATTATGGGGGTTGGCTCCCAAAAGAATTCAATAGTAAAGCAAGTGTCCAACAATGTGTTTTGTGGTGTAAGATTGGGGGGAATGGGTGTAGCCATTGGGAGTTTAGTCGGGATGGAATTAGCTGAATTGTTAGAATGA
- a CDS encoding DUF177 domain-containing protein, whose amino-acid sequence MKPLKEYTIQFVGLKVGKHHFDYQIDNKFFEHFEYEEFNDVNIDTHLDFEKKSTLMELHFSVEGTVNVNCDVTNEPFDQDIKGHFDLVVKFGEDYNDEYEDILILPHGEYELNVAQYIYELIILSVPAKRVHPGVMDGSLQSDVLKKLEELSPKGEKETKTSEEIDPRWNTLKKLLTDK is encoded by the coding sequence ATGAAGCCCTTAAAAGAATATACCATACAATTTGTAGGTTTAAAGGTTGGAAAGCATCATTTTGATTATCAAATTGATAATAAGTTCTTTGAGCATTTTGAGTACGAAGAGTTCAACGATGTGAATATTGATACCCATTTGGATTTTGAAAAGAAATCCACTTTAATGGAGTTGCATTTTTCTGTTGAAGGTACTGTGAATGTGAATTGCGATGTAACTAATGAACCGTTTGACCAAGACATTAAAGGTCATTTTGATTTGGTTGTGAAGTTTGGAGAGGACTACAATGATGAATATGAAGACATATTGATTTTGCCTCACGGAGAGTATGAATTGAATGTTGCGCAATACATTTACGAATTAATAATATTGTCGGTGCCTGCCAAGCGTGTGCACCCAGGTGTTATGGACGGTTCATTGCAATCAGACGTACTTAAAAAGTTGGAAGAGTTGAGCCCAAAAGGCGAAAAAGAAACTAAAACATCGGAGGAGATAGACCCTCGTTGGAATACATTAAAAAAACTATTAACGGATAAATAA
- the rpmF gene encoding 50S ribosomal protein L32 produces MAHPKRKISKTRRDKRRTHYKASVPQIATCPTTGEAHLYHRAHWHEGKLYYRGQVLIDNSEKEENLA; encoded by the coding sequence ATGGCACATCCTAAAAGAAAGATTTCTAAAACAAGAAGAGATAAGAGAAGAACACATTATAAAGCATCTGTACCTCAGATAGCTACGTGTCCTACTACAGGAGAAGCTCACTTATACCACAGAGCTCATTGGCACGAAGGAAAGTTATACTATAGAGGTCAAGTGCTTATTGACAACTCTGAGAAAGAAGAGAATTTAGCATAA
- a CDS encoding beta-ketoacyl-ACP synthase III produces the protein MSKITAAITAVGAYLPDFVLSNKVLETMVDTNDEWITTRTGIKERRILKKEGAGTSYLAIKAAENLMERKQVDPKEIDLVIVATATPDLMVASTAVYVASEIGATNAFAYDLQAACSSFLYGMSTAAAYIESGRYKKVLLIGADKMSSIIDYTDRTTCIIFGDGAGAALFEPNTEGLGLQDEYLRSDGAGREFLKIEAGGSILPANEDTVKNGQHFVHQDGRTVFKFAVSNMADVAEKIMKRNNLNHEDVSWLVPHQANLRIIDATANRMSLPEEKVLKNIHRYGNTTSATLPLLLSDFESQFKKGDNLIFAAFGGGFTWGSVYLKWAYNS, from the coding sequence ATGAGTAAAATCACAGCGGCAATTACAGCTGTAGGCGCCTATCTTCCCGATTTTGTATTATCAAATAAAGTTCTAGAAACTATGGTTGATACAAATGATGAATGGATTACTACTAGAACGGGAATCAAAGAAAGGCGAATACTTAAAAAAGAAGGGGCAGGAACATCTTACCTTGCCATCAAAGCAGCAGAAAATTTAATGGAGCGCAAGCAGGTGGATCCCAAAGAAATTGATTTGGTGATCGTAGCCACGGCTACACCAGATTTAATGGTGGCATCTACGGCAGTTTATGTGGCTTCAGAAATTGGTGCAACCAATGCATTTGCTTACGACTTGCAAGCGGCATGTTCAAGTTTCCTTTATGGTATGTCTACTGCAGCAGCCTATATCGAGTCTGGTCGTTATAAAAAAGTATTGTTGATTGGAGCCGACAAAATGTCTTCCATTATTGATTATACGGACCGGACGACCTGTATCATCTTTGGAGACGGTGCCGGTGCAGCGCTATTTGAACCAAATACCGAAGGGCTTGGGCTTCAAGATGAATATTTGAGAAGTGATGGGGCTGGAAGAGAGTTTCTTAAAATTGAAGCGGGGGGGTCTATCTTACCTGCCAATGAAGATACTGTAAAAAATGGCCAGCATTTTGTTCATCAAGACGGGCGTACGGTATTTAAGTTTGCTGTATCCAATATGGCTGATGTTGCCGAAAAAATCATGAAGCGTAATAACCTTAACCATGAGGATGTGTCTTGGTTGGTGCCACACCAAGCAAACTTGCGTATTATTGATGCAACTGCCAATAGAATGAGCCTTCCTGAGGAAAAGGTTCTTAAAAATATCCATCGTTATGGAAATACAACTTCGGCCACTTTGCCGTTGTTATTAAGTGATTTCGAGTCACAATTCAAAAAAGGAGATAATTTAATTTTTGCTGCCTTTGGAGGCGGATTTACTTGGGGATCGGTCTATTTAAAATGGGCCTACAATTCCTAA
- a CDS encoding rhamnogalacturonan acetylesterase produces MNYFKILLLLIVLAGCQKQIEQVEEPQAAITIYAVGDSTMANKKDPEENPEHGWVQVLQPFFNDKVTVENHAVNGRSTRSFIAEGRWDSVVAKLKPKDVVIIQFGHNDQKENDPKRYTNPHTAYRHNLIKMVQETQEKGARPILCSSIVRRNFNEYGTLVDTHGVYPLEVRLVSKELEIPFVDMQYLTEQMEEFYGVENSKKLHLHFTSGEHPFYPEGKTDDTHLSALGAIEVAKRFVQALRNSESFLVPYLK; encoded by the coding sequence ATGAACTATTTTAAAATATTATTACTACTAATTGTGTTGGCAGGTTGTCAAAAACAAATAGAACAGGTTGAAGAACCTCAAGCAGCGATTACAATTTATGCTGTGGGTGACTCTACAATGGCGAATAAGAAAGATCCAGAGGAGAATCCAGAGCATGGATGGGTACAAGTGTTGCAGCCATTTTTTAACGATAAGGTTACCGTGGAAAATCATGCCGTAAACGGACGTAGTACCAGAAGTTTTATTGCGGAAGGACGTTGGGATTCCGTGGTTGCTAAATTAAAGCCAAAAGATGTGGTTATTATTCAGTTTGGACACAACGATCAAAAGGAAAACGATCCAAAAAGATATACCAATCCGCATACGGCATATCGTCATAATCTTATCAAAATGGTTCAGGAAACGCAGGAGAAAGGAGCAAGGCCAATTTTGTGTTCTTCTATTGTAAGAAGAAACTTTAACGAATATGGCACCTTGGTGGATACGCATGGTGTGTATCCTTTGGAGGTAAGATTGGTTTCCAAAGAATTGGAAATTCCTTTTGTCGATATGCAGTATTTAACAGAGCAAATGGAAGAGTTTTATGGAGTGGAAAATTCCAAGAAATTGCACCTTCATTTCACTTCTGGGGAACACCCTTTTTATCCAGAAGGAAAAACGGATGATACGCATTTATCGGCTTTAGGTGCGATTGAAGTGGCGAAACGCTTTGTACAAGCTTTGAGGAATTCTGAGAGTTTTCTTGTTCCCTATTTAAAATAG
- the accB gene encoding acetyl-CoA carboxylase biotin carboxyl carrier protein — protein MDIKEIQNLIKFVAKSGASEVKLEMDDIKITIKTGSEDKGESTTILQQIPVNNPIAQAPPVAEVQATVPAAAPAAAPADDNSKYVTIKSPIIGTFYRKPAPDKPVFVEVGSTIKEGDVLCVIEAMKLFNEIESEISGKIVKILVDDASPVEFDQPLFLVDPS, from the coding sequence ATGGATATAAAGGAAATTCAAAACTTAATCAAATTTGTAGCCAAATCTGGTGCAAGTGAGGTTAAATTGGAAATGGACGATATCAAGATCACCATTAAGACAGGAAGTGAAGATAAGGGTGAATCTACTACCATCTTACAACAAATCCCAGTTAACAATCCTATAGCACAAGCGCCTCCAGTAGCAGAGGTGCAAGCTACTGTACCTGCAGCGGCTCCCGCAGCAGCTCCAGCGGATGACAATTCAAAATATGTAACTATAAAGTCTCCTATCATCGGTACGTTCTACCGCAAACCTGCTCCAGACAAACCTGTATTTGTTGAGGTAGGTAGCACGATTAAAGAAGGAGATGTGCTTTGTGTAATCGAAGCCATGAAATTATTCAACGAGATAGAATCTGAAATTTCAGGTAAAATCGTAAAAATATTGGTGGACGATGCCTCTCCAGTAGAGTTTGATCAACCATTATTTTTAGTGGACCCATCTTAA
- a CDS encoding riboflavin synthase, with translation MFTGIIEDLGEITNLHTEQDNLHITIKSKITPELKIDQSVAHNGVCLTVVNISNEEYTVTAIKETLNKTNLGNLKLGDQVNLERAMKLGDRLDGHIVQGHVDQTATCTSIINENGSWVFTFNYDPSLHNITIEKGSITVNGVSLTVVNSKKGEFSVAIIPYTFEHTNFNQFDRGSIVNLEFDVVGKYISQLHKLF, from the coding sequence ATGTTTACTGGAATTATTGAAGACTTAGGAGAAATTACAAATCTGCATACAGAACAAGACAACCTTCATATTACCATAAAAAGTAAGATTACCCCCGAACTCAAAATAGACCAAAGCGTTGCACACAACGGAGTTTGCTTAACTGTAGTAAATATTTCAAACGAAGAATATACCGTTACGGCCATTAAAGAAACCCTCAACAAAACAAATTTAGGCAATTTAAAATTAGGTGACCAAGTAAATTTGGAACGAGCCATGAAATTGGGAGACCGTTTGGATGGTCATATTGTTCAAGGACACGTAGACCAAACGGCTACTTGTACATCAATCATCAATGAAAATGGAAGTTGGGTATTCACCTTTAACTATGACCCATCTCTACATAATATAACAATTGAAAAAGGATCAATTACCGTGAATGGAGTAAGCTTGACGGTGGTAAATTCTAAAAAGGGGGAATTTAGCGTTGCTATTATTCCTTATACCTTTGAACATACTAACTTCAATCAGTTTGATAGAGGAAGTATTGTAAATCTAGAATTTGACGTTGTGGGAAAATATATTAGCCAATTACACAAGTTGTTTTAA
- the pdxA gene encoding 4-hydroxythreonine-4-phosphate dehydrogenase PdxA, which yields MKKDNTIKVGISVGDLNGIGPEIILKTFEDPRMLEFCTPVIFASIKAMSFYKKHIGSSANLHGIHDIGQIVDGKINVLNVWKENVTIDFGKEDVKIGEYAIKSLEAATHALKKGAVDVLVTAPINKYNIQSESFKFPGHTDYLAKELGGKSLMFMVTEDLKVGLLTDHVPVKDVPKRITPQLIQDKINTVYMSLVKDFNINRPRIAVLGINPHAGDNGVIGEEDDKVLGPTLKKIRESGKLVYGPYSADSFFGSNNYKNFDAVMASYHDQGLIPFKTISFGQGVNFTAGLDKIRTSPDHGTAYEIAGKNQADESSFKEAVFMALKIYKNRSEYEILSKNPLKKAPKKI from the coding sequence ATGAAAAAAGATAATACGATAAAAGTTGGAATTTCAGTAGGGGACTTAAATGGGATTGGACCAGAAATTATTTTAAAAACCTTCGAAGACCCTAGAATGCTTGAGTTCTGTACTCCGGTAATATTCGCATCCATAAAGGCGATGTCTTTCTATAAAAAGCATATTGGTAGTAGTGCAAATTTGCATGGCATCCATGATATAGGTCAAATAGTAGATGGAAAGATTAATGTATTGAATGTATGGAAAGAAAATGTTACCATAGATTTTGGGAAGGAAGATGTTAAGATAGGTGAATATGCTATAAAATCTTTGGAAGCTGCTACTCACGCTCTTAAAAAAGGAGCAGTGGATGTATTGGTCACCGCTCCGATTAATAAGTATAATATTCAATCTGAAAGTTTTAAGTTTCCCGGGCATACGGATTATTTGGCAAAGGAATTGGGGGGGAAGAGTTTAATGTTTATGGTAACCGAAGATCTTAAGGTAGGATTGCTTACAGATCACGTCCCTGTTAAGGATGTTCCAAAAAGGATTACGCCACAGTTAATACAAGACAAAATAAATACGGTTTACATGTCTCTGGTGAAGGATTTTAATATTAATAGACCTCGTATTGCCGTGTTGGGCATTAATCCACATGCAGGTGATAATGGTGTAATTGGTGAGGAAGATGATAAGGTATTAGGGCCAACGTTGAAGAAAATAAGAGAGTCTGGTAAGTTGGTGTATGGTCCTTATTCGGCAGATAGTTTCTTTGGTTCGAATAATTACAAAAATTTTGATGCTGTAATGGCCTCATATCATGATCAGGGGTTAATTCCTTTTAAAACTATCTCATTTGGACAAGGGGTGAATTTTACTGCCGGCTTGGATAAAATTAGAACATCACCAGACCATGGAACAGCTTATGAAATTGCGGGAAAGAATCAAGCAGACGAGAGTTCTTTTAAAGAAGCTGTATTTATGGCTCTTAAGATTTATAAAAATAGAAGTGAGTATGAGATACTTTCAAAAAATCCATTAAAAAAGGCGCCAAAAAAGATATAA